The DNA segment CACATTAGGTATGGGGACAGAAAGACCCACCTGACTGTAGGTTGGTAGGGGATCCAAGGAGGTGACCCAAATGCTCTCTAGGGGCGCGATGGAGTGTGCATCTGGAGGAGTCTGATGATCAGCTGCTCTGAGGTCATGGTGTAGTTGTTTGCACTTGGACATCACAAGGCTACAGATGCACAGGAGGACGATAATGACCAATAAGGTGATGAACACGATCCTAGGGAGGTGGGCATGGTATTGTCATAAGTGCCGAGGCCATGCTCCCTTGCTcaacctcctccctccctcaccctcaccctgtCTCTGGTGAACCCAGCCCTCAGTGAATGATGCCCTGGAGGGGTGAACCTGTGCTTACTTGAGGGGGTCATTTTCAGGATCCAAGATCTTGCTTTCGTGACAGCATTCATTCCCACAGCATCTGAATCCTTTGGGGCAGTGTCTAGTCAGGACCAACAAGCATGGGGAGATACTGATGACATCGCAGCCTCAAAGCAAAGCGTCCCTGCTTTCCTAGACACCTAGGCCCTCAAGTGCAAGTCACCCTTAGTGTGTGGGGGTACAGATCCCTCTGGGGCTCCTTGGGAGGGATTGGGGTATGGACCTGAGACCTGGGTTCACAGTTCTCCATGGCAGTATGTGCCCTTGTTCCTCAGACAGACTGGTCTGCTGAGGATCTTACACAGGAGGCAGGAGTGCGATACTGACCATTTGTCTCCCCCCTCCCACCTATGGAAGGTTGGGAATTAGCAAGAGTTACAGACCTGCAGATCCCATGGTTGGGTAAGGTGACAGGGGCTGTGGTTTCAGCAAAGTGATTCTAATTAGGTGTCTGTCACCTTATTCAGGGCCTCTCT comes from the Rattus norvegicus strain BN/NHsdMcwi chromosome 10, GRCr8, whole genome shotgun sequence genome and includes:
- the LOC103693451 gene encoding transmembrane protein 92-like produces the protein MQEAWVPGALTMIFGTLLGLQGVSSNETVNNCEDLHCPKGFRCCGNECCHESKILDPENDPLKIVFITLLVIIVLLCICSLVMSKCKQLHHDLRAADHQTPPDAHSIAPLESIWVTSLDPLPTYSQVGLSVPIPNVFHSWLSNLLK